Proteins from a genomic interval of Kitasatospora herbaricolor:
- a CDS encoding MFS transporter: MASSPDVARTSSPLWKVVGASLIGTTIEWYDYFLYGTAAALVFGKVFFPNSDPLTGTLLSFLTYAIGFAARPLGALVFGHFGDRIGRKKLLVVSLLLMGGSTTLIGCLPTYHQVGVAAPIMLTALRLVQGFALGGEWGGAVLLVSEHGDARRRGFWASWPQGGAPAGNLLAAGVLSLLTAVQSESTFLSWGWRVPFLLSALLVLVGMWIRLSVDESPLFRQALANAEARKAAQQTEQPPLVAVLRHHWREVLVAMGARMAENISYYVMTTFVLAYAVTHVHLPKQTALNAVLVASAIQFALIPLFGALSDRVGRKPVYLVGAVGVGVWAFVFFTLVDAKSFGSLLLAVTIGLVFHSMMYAPQAAFFSELFATRMRYSGASIGAQFASVAAGAPAPLIATALLKDYGSSTPISVYVAIAAVITVLAVLCAKETRGRDLAEVDAAQGAAAPAAVPAKTLTV; the protein is encoded by the coding sequence ATGGCCAGTTCTCCCGACGTAGCGAGAACCAGCTCCCCCCTCTGGAAGGTCGTCGGCGCGAGCCTGATCGGCACCACCATCGAGTGGTACGACTACTTCCTCTACGGCACCGCCGCCGCGCTGGTCTTCGGCAAGGTGTTCTTCCCCAACAGCGACCCGCTGACCGGCACCCTGCTGTCCTTCCTCACCTACGCCATCGGCTTCGCCGCCCGTCCGCTCGGCGCCCTGGTCTTCGGCCACTTCGGCGACCGGATCGGCCGCAAGAAGCTGCTGGTGGTGAGCCTGCTGCTGATGGGCGGCTCGACCACCCTGATCGGCTGCCTGCCGACGTACCACCAGGTCGGGGTGGCGGCCCCGATCATGCTGACGGCGCTGCGCCTGGTCCAGGGCTTCGCGCTCGGCGGCGAGTGGGGCGGCGCGGTACTGCTGGTCTCCGAGCACGGGGACGCCCGGCGGCGCGGCTTCTGGGCCTCCTGGCCGCAGGGCGGGGCGCCGGCCGGGAACCTGCTGGCCGCCGGTGTGCTGTCGCTGCTGACGGCCGTTCAGTCGGAGTCCACCTTCCTCTCCTGGGGCTGGCGGGTGCCGTTCCTGCTCTCGGCCCTGCTGGTGCTGGTGGGCATGTGGATCCGGCTGTCGGTGGACGAGTCGCCGCTGTTCCGGCAGGCGCTGGCGAACGCCGAGGCCCGCAAGGCCGCGCAGCAGACCGAGCAGCCGCCGCTGGTGGCCGTGCTGCGCCACCACTGGCGCGAGGTGCTGGTGGCGATGGGCGCCCGGATGGCGGAGAACATCTCGTACTACGTGATGACCACCTTCGTGCTGGCCTACGCCGTCACCCACGTCCACCTGCCCAAGCAGACCGCGCTGAACGCCGTCCTGGTGGCCTCGGCGATCCAGTTCGCCCTGATCCCGCTGTTCGGCGCGCTCTCCGACCGGGTCGGGCGCAAGCCGGTGTACCTGGTGGGCGCGGTCGGGGTCGGCGTCTGGGCGTTCGTCTTCTTCACCCTGGTCGACGCGAAGTCCTTCGGCTCGCTGCTGCTGGCGGTGACGATCGGTCTGGTCTTCCACAGCATGATGTACGCCCCGCAGGCGGCGTTCTTCTCCGAGCTGTTCGCGACCCGGATGCGCTACTCCGGCGCCTCCATCGGCGCCCAGTTCGCCTCGGTCGCGGCCGGCGCCCCGGCGCCGCTGATCGCCACCGCGCTGCTCAAGGACTACGGCAGCTCGACGCCGATCTCGGTGTACGTGGCGATCGCGGCGGTGATCACCGTGCTCGCGGTGCTCTGCGCCAAGGAGACCCGCGGCCGCGACCTGGCCGAGGTCGACGCCGCCCAGGGGGCGGCCGCGCCCGCCGCCGTCCCGGCGAAGACGCTCACCGTCTGA
- a CDS encoding helix-turn-helix domain-containing protein: MTDPTPGAAPALRRLLDLLASGAATEDFAGVLADARLRGEPVDVLAEIDDATWLALRVHRTLRQHRRREAELTALFDTAGDLAASRDLDDVLQAIVRRARMLLGTDTAYLTLPDEAAGDTYMRVTDGSVSALFQNLRLSLGDGLGGLVAQSARPYATPDYRTDGRFHHTGQIDAGVLDEGLVAIIGVPLLLGGRVIGVLFAADRSPRAFSPDEVALLCSLAAHAAIALDTAKSLADTRAALESLNSANAVIRAHSAAVQRAEQAHDRLTDLVLRGAEVADVAAEVAALLDGGIAVHDADGNALAGPAGGVEGLAEAVAVSRAEGRAVRRGDAWVCVVLAGQEPLGSLVLSGRPGLDDADRRLFERAGVVTALLLLLRRSVAETENRVRGELLADLLTAPDRDPVGLVARGRRLGVDLGRPHLVLVAAAAGPAARGRLAGAAGRYLFGSRGVSAEHGENVVLLLPDDGSASPGEAAEQAAERLARLTGVPVTVGAGRSAAGPLALAAAHAEGVRCVRALRVLGRDGDGASAQALGFLGVLLGDGHDVHGFVGATLGPLLDYDTRRGTELVRTLRAYFDSGSSLTRAKDELHVHVNTVVQRLDRIEALLGRDWNQPERSLELQLALRLQLLADG, translated from the coding sequence ATGACCGACCCGACCCCGGGGGCGGCGCCCGCCCTGCGCCGGCTGCTCGACCTGCTCGCCTCCGGCGCGGCCACCGAGGACTTCGCCGGGGTGCTCGCCGACGCCCGGCTGCGGGGCGAGCCCGTCGACGTCCTCGCGGAGATCGACGACGCGACCTGGCTGGCCCTGCGGGTGCACCGGACGCTGCGCCAGCACCGGCGCCGGGAGGCCGAGCTGACGGCGCTCTTCGACACCGCCGGCGACCTCGCGGCCTCCCGCGACCTGGACGACGTGCTGCAGGCCATCGTGCGCCGGGCCCGGATGCTGCTCGGCACCGACACCGCCTACCTGACCCTGCCGGACGAGGCGGCCGGCGACACGTACATGCGGGTCACCGACGGCTCGGTCTCCGCGCTCTTCCAGAACCTGCGGCTCAGCCTCGGCGACGGCCTCGGCGGCCTGGTCGCGCAGAGCGCCCGCCCCTACGCCACCCCCGACTACCGCACCGACGGGCGCTTCCACCACACCGGACAGATCGACGCCGGGGTGCTGGACGAGGGCCTGGTCGCGATCATCGGGGTGCCGCTGCTGCTCGGCGGGCGGGTGATCGGGGTGCTGTTCGCGGCCGACCGCTCGCCGCGCGCCTTCTCCCCCGACGAGGTGGCACTGCTCTGCTCGCTGGCAGCGCACGCCGCGATCGCCCTGGACACCGCCAAGTCGCTGGCCGACACCCGGGCCGCGCTGGAGAGCCTGAACAGCGCCAACGCGGTGATCCGGGCCCACTCGGCCGCCGTCCAGCGCGCCGAGCAGGCCCACGACCGGCTCACCGACCTGGTGCTGCGCGGCGCCGAGGTCGCCGACGTGGCCGCCGAGGTGGCCGCGCTGCTGGACGGCGGCATAGCGGTGCACGACGCCGACGGCAACGCCCTGGCCGGCCCGGCCGGGGGCGTCGAGGGGCTGGCGGAGGCCGTCGCCGTCTCCCGGGCCGAGGGGCGGGCGGTGCGCCGCGGGGACGCCTGGGTCTGCGTGGTGCTGGCCGGCCAGGAGCCGCTGGGCAGCCTGGTGCTGTCCGGCCGGCCGGGGCTGGACGATGCCGACCGCCGGCTGTTCGAGCGTGCCGGGGTGGTGACGGCGCTGCTCCTGCTGCTGCGCCGCTCGGTCGCCGAGACCGAGAACCGGGTCCGCGGCGAGCTGCTGGCCGACCTGCTCACCGCCCCCGACCGGGATCCGGTCGGGCTGGTCGCCCGCGGCCGCCGGCTCGGCGTGGACCTCGGCCGCCCGCACCTGGTGCTGGTCGCCGCGGCCGCCGGGCCGGCCGCCCGGGGCCGCCTCGCGGGCGCGGCCGGGCGCTACCTGTTCGGCTCCCGGGGCGTCAGCGCCGAGCACGGCGAGAACGTGGTGCTGCTGCTGCCCGACGACGGGTCCGCGAGCCCCGGCGAGGCCGCCGAGCAGGCCGCCGAGCGGCTGGCCCGGCTGACCGGGGTGCCGGTGACGGTGGGTGCCGGGCGCTCCGCCGCCGGGCCGCTCGCCCTGGCCGCCGCCCACGCCGAGGGGGTGCGCTGCGTCCGGGCGCTGCGGGTGCTCGGCCGCGACGGCGACGGGGCCTCCGCGCAGGCGCTGGGCTTCCTCGGCGTGCTGCTCGGGGACGGCCACGACGTGCACGGGTTCGTCGGCGCGACCCTCGGCCCGCTGCTGGACTACGACACCCGGCGCGGCACCGAGCTGGTCCGGACCCTGCGGGCGTACTTCGACAGCGGCAGCAGCCTGACCCGGGCCAAGGACGAACTGCACGTCCACGTGAACACCGTCGTCCAGCGGCTGGACCGGATCGAGGCGCTGCTCGGCCGGGACTGGAACCAGCCCGAGCGCTCGCTGGAGCTCCAGCTGGCCCTGCGGCTGCAGCTGCTGGCCGACGGCTGA